In one window of Microbacterium sp. PM5 DNA:
- the glnA gene encoding type I glutamate--ammonia ligase: protein MDKQRDFVLRTIEERGVKFVRLWFTDVIGTLKSVAIAPAEVEGAFTEGLGFDGSAIEGLTRSYESDLLAHPDPTTFQTLPWRGEIDPTGRMFCDITTPDGQPAVADPRHVLKRTLAKAADAGFTFYTHPEIEFYLLKSSSFGAEGPEPVDSAGYFDNVPGGTAHDFRRRSVRMLEDLGISVEYSHHEGGPGQNEIDLRYADALATADNIMTFRTVVKEVAIEQGVYATFMPKPLSGKPGSGMHTHMSLFEGDQNAFYEEGAQYQLSKTGRQFIAGLLTHANEIAAVTNQFVNSYKRLWGGDEAPSFICWGHNNRSALVRVPMYKPNKGQSTRVEYRALDSAANPYLAFALMLAAGLKGIEEGYELPPEAEDNVWSLTDSERRALGYAQLPASLDHALEYMEESELVAETLGEQVFNYVLLNKRREWQEYRAQVTPFELKSNLEML from the coding sequence ATGGACAAGCAGCGGGACTTCGTACTGCGCACGATCGAAGAGCGGGGCGTGAAGTTCGTCCGCCTCTGGTTCACCGATGTGATCGGCACCCTGAAGTCGGTCGCGATCGCTCCGGCCGAAGTCGAAGGGGCGTTCACCGAGGGACTCGGCTTCGACGGCTCGGCGATCGAAGGACTCACGCGCTCCTACGAGTCGGACCTTCTGGCGCACCCCGACCCGACGACGTTCCAGACTCTTCCGTGGCGCGGGGAGATCGACCCCACGGGTCGCATGTTCTGCGACATCACGACTCCCGACGGGCAGCCGGCGGTCGCAGATCCCCGCCACGTGCTCAAGCGCACGCTCGCGAAAGCGGCGGATGCCGGGTTCACGTTCTACACGCACCCCGAGATCGAGTTCTACCTGCTCAAGTCGTCATCTTTCGGGGCGGAAGGCCCCGAGCCGGTCGATTCGGCCGGGTACTTCGACAACGTTCCCGGCGGCACCGCGCACGACTTCCGCCGTCGCAGCGTCCGCATGCTGGAGGACCTCGGCATCTCCGTCGAGTACAGCCACCACGAGGGCGGTCCCGGTCAGAACGAGATCGACCTGCGCTACGCCGACGCCCTCGCCACCGCCGACAACATCATGACCTTCCGGACCGTGGTCAAAGAGGTCGCGATCGAGCAGGGCGTCTACGCGACGTTCATGCCGAAGCCCCTCTCCGGCAAGCCCGGCAGCGGCATGCACACCCACATGTCGCTGTTCGAGGGCGACCAGAACGCCTTCTACGAGGAGGGCGCGCAGTACCAGCTCTCCAAGACGGGCCGACAGTTCATCGCCGGCCTGCTGACCCACGCGAACGAGATCGCGGCCGTGACCAACCAGTTCGTCAACTCGTACAAGCGCCTCTGGGGCGGCGATGAGGCCCCCAGCTTCATCTGCTGGGGCCACAACAACCGCTCCGCCCTCGTGCGCGTGCCCATGTACAAGCCGAACAAGGGGCAGTCCACGCGCGTCGAGTACCGTGCGCTGGATTCTGCCGCGAACCCCTACCTTGCCTTCGCGCTCATGCTGGCCGCCGGCCTCAAGGGGATCGAGGAAGGATACGAGCTTCCCCCCGAGGCCGAGGACAACGTGTGGTCGCTGACGGATTCCGAGCGGCGTGCGCTCGGATACGCACAGCTGCCCGCGAGTCTGGACCACGCCCTCGAGTACATGGAGGAGTCGGAGCTGGTCGCCGAGACTCTCGGCGAGCAGGTCTTCAACTACGTGCTGCTCAACAAGCGTCGCGAGTGGCAGGAATACCGCGCGCAGGTGACGCCGTTCGAGTTGAAGAGCAACCTGGAGATGCTCTGA